The Phytohabitans houttuyneae genome has a segment encoding these proteins:
- a CDS encoding M50 family metallopeptidase: MAPVPLAAAATAADPARVAVLAAVIAWVGAVPMFMVTKFAATVAHEGGHALVGRLFAQKVVSIRLERSGEAATTFGGKLPWLVDVPVTMMGHLGPSAFGLGAAWLAVRGYSAAVFWASLGFLVVMLFVVRGPVGWLVVPALVVLVFLVALYTEPPTQALLAHVWAWFLLIAAVEQSLLVMRGGVYAKKGSDHDELRRLTLLPPAVWGVLLLAGSVAALAYGGRMLLRLE; the protein is encoded by the coding sequence GTGGCGCCCGTGCCCCTCGCCGCCGCCGCGACCGCCGCCGACCCCGCGCGCGTCGCGGTGCTGGCCGCGGTGATCGCCTGGGTGGGCGCGGTGCCGATGTTCATGGTGACGAAGTTCGCGGCGACGGTCGCCCACGAGGGCGGGCACGCTCTGGTCGGCCGCCTGTTCGCGCAGAAGGTGGTGAGCATCCGCCTGGAGCGCAGCGGCGAGGCGGCCACCACGTTCGGCGGCAAGCTGCCGTGGCTCGTCGACGTGCCGGTCACGATGATGGGGCACCTGGGCCCTTCCGCGTTCGGGCTGGGCGCCGCGTGGCTCGCGGTGCGCGGCTACAGCGCGGCCGTCTTCTGGGCCAGCCTCGGTTTCCTGGTCGTCATGCTGTTCGTCGTGCGCGGCCCGGTCGGCTGGCTGGTGGTGCCCGCGCTGGTCGTGCTCGTGTTCCTCGTCGCTCTCTACACCGAGCCACCCACCCAGGCGCTGCTGGCGCACGTGTGGGCCTGGTTCCTGCTGATCGCCGCGGTCGAGCAGAGCCTGCTGGTGATGCGCGGCGGCGTCTACGCCAAGAAGGGCTCCGACCACGACGAGCTGCGCCGACTCACCCTGCTCCCGCCGGCCGTGTGGGGCGTGCTGCTCCTGGCCGGCTCGGTGGCCGCCTTGGCGTACGGCGGCCGCATGCTGCTGCGCCTGGAGTGA